A window of the Hordeum vulgare subsp. vulgare chromosome 5H, MorexV3_pseudomolecules_assembly, whole genome shotgun sequence genome harbors these coding sequences:
- the LOC123397697 gene encoding uncharacterized protein LOC123397697 — translation MVNPPELMAPYTSQPVAVPENCRSMFITFSKENALHREEIFQYFRQSSCCILQSPVNWPQLTFGVTDMMMMDSSKRKSGEAATITADQVCPSNNNKRNKALLLSLCTLLFSDEMMLEVLLRLPVKSILCFWSVCRAWAVILFSKD, via the exons ATGGTCAACCCGCCGGAGCTCATGGCGCCCTACACCTCCCAGCCAGTGGCCGTGCCGGAGAACTGCCGCTCCATGTTCATTACCTTCTCCAAGGAAAATGCCCTCCACCGCGAGGAGATCTTCCAGTACTTCAGGCA ATCATCTTGCTGTATTTTACAATCGCCGGTTAATTGGCCGCAGCTCACATTTGGGGTGACAGACATGATGATGATGGATAGCAGCAAAAGGAAGAGTGGCGAGGCTGCCACCATCACAGCAGATCAGGTGTGcccaagcaacaacaacaagaggaatAAGGCCCTTCTACTATCTCTTTGTACGCTGTTGTTTTCTGATGAAATGATGTTGGAGGTGCTACTTCGGCTCCCTGTCAAATCCATTCTCTGCTTCTGGTCCGTCTGCCGCGCTTGGGCTGTTATTTTGTTCTCCAAGGATTGA